A window of Sorex araneus isolate mSorAra2 chromosome 3, mSorAra2.pri, whole genome shotgun sequence genomic DNA:
CCTCGTCCAAGTGGAAGTCCGCCAGAGAAGTCTTTTTGGGGTCAAACTTGGTTACCCACTGCCCTGGAATGAAATAGATGATGTGTCCTGAGCCCCAGGAGACCAGAGAGGGTGGGAGCGGAGCCATGGGGCAGAGTCATCAGAGACACTGATCTAACGGTGAAAGAATTCTGAGCGCTGATCAGCCCACAACACATTGAGATCCGAGCCACCTGAGAGCCCCTCATGCCCTCTGCAAACAGGGGAGGCTCATCAGCTTGACTGCTTCGCTGGGTTACACGCCCTGCTCACCTAGGAGAGAAGCAGACGGGGCTCTGTTCTACAGTGGGGGGTCTGGGAGGCAGGAAAGACCCAGAGAGGTCAGCCTGGGAAAGCGCTGGTGCTACAGTGATGAGGTGACACATAAACTCACACCGAGAGTGACAGGCAAGCTCCTTGCTGAACCCTCTGTGTGCCTCTCACTCCCTGGAGACATCCGTGTAAGAAGTGTTTCTCTTAGAACCAAGGAGTTTGAGAAATAGtgtagagtgggtaggacattttcctggcatgcagccgacctgggttggatccctggtggtacatatggtttcctaagccctgccaggagtgatccctgaacagagccaggaatagaccgtGAGCACCTTCAATCAtggtccccacagcccccatCGCCAAAAAGCTAAGGAGTCTCGTCTTGTTATTGCTGATGACAAGCAGAAGCACTTACaagtttgttcttttctttttcttttttaaggaggGAATGTTTgcgcggggggagggaggggggtcacatctagtgatgcttgggagctGTTCCCAGTGCTTTATTTggggacaggggtcactcctggcagtgatcagggatccACATGGTGCCGGGACCAGGACCTGGCCCTCTTGTGTGTAAAGCACGTGCTCTGGCTTGCTGAGCCGTCCTCCAGGCCTGCATATAAGCTTTGGAAGTGGAGGTTGACTCAGCCTAGACCTCCGTGGGGCTGGCCTCACTCTGGGTCTGTGGACAGTGCCGGGCAACGCGGTTGTTGGAGTTCTAACCAGGATTTACTGAATACCTGCTGTGTGCTGGGCACAGTGCCAGGTGGGTGTGCAGATGGGACTGTCTAACAGACTCTTTCGAAGTCAGCGACAGTCCCTGGTTGAAGATGAGGAAATAGGCCCACAAGGGCTATGAGATTTGTGCAGGACACAGTCTCGGGTAATCACAGACCTGGCCTGAGCCCGTCCCGGTCTGGCCTGACTCCGGAGAGTGCTGCCCCCTACAGGCCCAGCGGCGGCAGTGCCTTCGCCCTCTGCTGGCTCCTCCCACAAACCTCCAGCACTTAGCAGGCCCTCAGCAGATCTTTGCCTGAGATGTGAAGCCTCAGACCCTCCTGTGACCGTGACTCTTAGGACCATGTTCTCGACATTCCCCCTTTCCCGGCTCCCCTGCTGCCCACCACCAACCCCTGACTCCAAGAGAAGGGGTGAAGCCTCACCCTTGAAGTAGGCCACCCCAACAAGGAGAATACTGATTCCACTGGGCATCTCGCGTGTAGACCTCGCAACCTTCCCCTTCATCTGGGCTTGCACCCAGTTGTTCATCTCCTGCAGGTCCATGCGAGGGTTGCCCGTGAGGATGCGGGGCCTGGTCCCGTAGGCCTTCTCCAGGGGTGCAACAAAGCTGGATTTTACCCGAAGCTCTGGGAAGAGACGGCATAGAGGTTAGGAGCTCAGAGAACACACAAGCTTCCCTTTCAGGGAGCGAGCCAGGCATGGGatccagctcagcaggctctgaCTTCCTGCCTAGCATCTTCCTGGGACTTGCCAGGACTCTGTGCCAGCTTCCCTGGGCTCCAGACAGGGAACAACAGATTTTGCTTGTTGCCGTTTCTCTGCACGTCCCTGCCCTCCCACAACCTTCCTCCGTCTCCCTCGCGCACTTCCTCTTTCTGATCCTCTTTGGGCTCACAAGGGCCCTTCCGGCCCACAGGAGCCAAGCCTATTCTAGGAAGACAGATCTCATGTTTAGATTCAggtgcatgcgcgcgcgcgcacacacacacacacacacacacacacgcgcacgcacacgcacgcacacacatgcgcacaaatGCCCCACCAGGATCCCAGGCTGACAAAGTCACTCACTCCTCTCAAAGACGATCCGGGAAGCACTCTTGAGGTTCTTCTGGGGGGCAGTGACTGCGGCGAGGAGTTCCTTGTAGGTGCCATGGATGTCTGGGTTGCTGATCAGGTCATAGTAGAGGGCCCGATGGATGCTGGACTCCGTCCGCTGCTCCGCACCTGCCAGACACACGGGGGTGAGGTGGATAACTgcctcccagggcccctccccagagcctcccAGCACCCTGTCTTCCTAGTCTGTGTGTCTGCTGAGATTGCAGACACATTCTGCTTTCTCCTGGATCGGCCAAAggcctggggcctggagagagacaggtgggagtgtagggtagcaggcttggggtctggagagaaaCTGGGATTGTAGGGTACCAGGCCCTGCTTCCTCTTCCCACCActgaccacatggtccccaacgCCTACTTATGAGTTCCCCTGGGCCTCGTCTGTGACCCAAAGGCCATGCTGTGTCTGTCTGCGGGGGGTCCCATCTCCAACCCCGCCCGCACTGCTTGGCAGCAGTTGCTCACCTCAGGGATGAATGAGTATGAAGTTACCAAAGCATTGAGTGGCTCTCACCTCCCACTGATGAGGCACAAGGGGTGATTGTGCCCAGTCCTGGAAGCCCACTTTCCTGTGCCAGGCCCTCTGAGGGGGCTTTCCCTGGGCTGGGTTCCCTGTGGCCTCAGAGCACCCTGTAGGCATGAGGCTGCATGGCTGCTCTGAGCTCCCGGGCCTTTGCACTCCGGGGCACTCACCCAGCGACAGGGCAGAGAGCGCAGTGGCCAGGCTGAGCGGGGACAGGAGCacgttggtggtgggactgcCACTCGAGCGCACACGGTAGAGGTCGTAGCCAAAGTTGGACACGGCGGCTGCCAGCTTGTTCACCGGGACCTTGTAGAAGGGGTCCTCTTCCTCCACAGGCACCCCCGTGGAGTCGGGGGccagggagccctgggtttgagtgCACAGACCAGGGGAGACAAGAGTGAGTTACCACAGCTACGAGTGGGATTGTCATTCTGGCCCCTAGGGCGTTTCCTGCCTGATTTACTCTGATGCTGGAGGGGGTTGTTCCCTGGGCAGAGATAGCCCCAAGAAagaggagctggccaggctcaAACATGGGGACTCTGTGTGcctgagacttaaaaaaattatatatatatatatatatatatatgtgtgtgtgtgtgtgtgtgtgtgtgtatgtatatgtatatatgtgtgtgtatatatatatatatacacacacacacacatatatatatatggctgaaGAGATGATAaggcttaaggcacttggcttgcacacagccatcacgagtttgattccctgcactgcaTCTGTTCCTCTgggcccagcaggagtgagccctgagtgcagagccaggagtaagccccaagcaccgcaggttgtggcccccaacataaacagcagcagcagcagtggcagtggcagtggcTGCAGTGGTCGCACTGGAGAGAGCTCCGTTGGCCGAGCATGAgccctgcatgcaggagccctggtgCAATCACCAGCACCgaacgatcccctgagcaccgcccagagtgacccccaaataaaaacttaaaaataaaaggaatgggggctggatcaatagcacagcgggtagggcgtttgccttgcatgcggccgacctgggttcaattcccagcatcccatatggtcccctgagcaccgccaggggtgattcctgagtgcagagccaggagtaagccctgagcattgccaggtgtgacccaaaaagcaaaaaataaaaagtaaaatagaaaaaaaaggaatggagcccaagcaatagtatagcaggtagggcatttgcctttcacatagccaacccgggtttgatccccaagaccTCATTTGGTCTTCCAAGCTCACTAGAATTGAtccaagagtgcagagccaggggtgacccctccccaaaaaaaggaaaagaaaggtgcCCCCAAGAATCTTTCAGACCACCCAGTCCTGCTCACTCTCGCTGCTCCCAAGCTTCTCCCTGGACCCTCCTTTCAAATGTCCCTGCTCACCCCATTCTGGTCAGTTATCTCCTCCTGCACCACAAACTTTTACTGATCACACCCCAGTTTTAGCCACTGCCGAACCCTGTGCCAGGTTCTCTGCTAGTCATTCTCATTTGACTTCATACTTGATGTATGAGTCTGAAACCCGAAAGACTAATAAGGGCAAAATGTCCTTGCTGAGTCTTTTATATTTCTACCTAAGATTTAGGAGTTCAGTGGCAGGAAATAAGTATGTGGCCACACTGGCCTAGAAGAATGGATCTTGTGAAGGGTGGGACGTAaggaaatttatttgtttttgttgtttttttaatacttttattttatgttggggtttgggggccatacttaatggtgctcagggccttggtgcagggattactctaggcagtgcttgggggaccacatgtgatgccagggattgaagcagggtcagctgcaaacaaagcaagcgccttatcccctgtgctgtctctctgcccgCTCTCTGTTtggcttctgtttgcttgtttggggccctCACTGGATGGTACTTTGGAGTACTCCCAGTGTGTTggtcaggagccacccctgacagtgctcaggggaccatgtggcactgaggatcaaacctgggcttcctgtatGCCAAGTACTGCTCCAACCATTGAGTGGTCTCTCCAACCCAGAGAGGaattttagtttctgtttttgttggttttggggggccacatctggcagtgctcagggatctgctgagagatcactctggtggtgctcaggggaccatatgtggtatcagggatcaatcCTTGATTGGCTGCcttaaggcaagcatcttaacgcTGCATTCTCTCTTCGGCCCCACACagagttcttttaaaaatcaatttgggggggggggggcggctggagcaatagcacagcgggtagggcgtttgccttgcacacggccgacctgggttcgatccccagcatcccatatggtcccctgagcaccgccaggggtaattcctgagtgcagagccaggagtaacccctgtgcatcaccgggtgtgacccaaaaagcaaaaaaaaaaaaaccaaaaaaatcaatttggCGGGGCTGAACCgatatgtggccaacctgggcccaatccccggcatcccatatgatggtccctccagcaccgccaggactaattcctgagtgcagagccaggagtaacccctgaacatcactgggtgtgactcaaaaagaaaaaaagaaacatgttaGAGGTAGGAAACCAGAGGCTCCAGTCAAATGACATGTTTGCAGCGGCACAGCGAGTAAGAGTCCGTCAGAAACAGCCTCAGAATCACGCCAACACGCAGAACCCAGTGGTTCCCCAGCTGCCAGAGTCTGGGTGTGACCGTCACCTGGGCCTCCGGGCCTCTGGTCTCAGAAGAGCTGAGGCCTTTCCACAGCCCCCATCTTCACTCGGCCCTGCCCGGATCAGCACCCCTGTTGGAGACCCCCAGCAACGCAGAGCTGCCTGCACGAAGGGGTCTGTCAGGACAGGCCTAAGCTCGTTAAAGTGCTCTCGTTACACTCTCTGAATTTTGGCCCCTTTATGTTACTGAGAGACACAACATTTTCTTCATCTTGCTGACGGGGAAGCCAAGGCCTATCTAGATAGCCTGAGGTGGGCCAGGGTGTGGGGTCCAGCAGCCCGCCCGCCCTGCCTCCCATGATGCCTCACCCTgcctcacccaccccaccccaccccactcacctCCTCCGGGCCACCAGCCGTGTCCTGGCAGCTGCCGTGCCCAAGGAGGGCTCCAGTGCAGAGCAGTACCATGAGGGCCCGCATCCCGGCCTGCAAGGAAGCCAGGGGGTAGGGGGCAGCTGATGGcttctcccaccctcctccagcccccttcaaGTCTCTAAATATCAATGCTTTCAATTATGAAAATGGaagtcaaataatttttgttgGGAAGAGCATTAGATAAAGACAGtgtcttggggccggagccatagcacagccggtagggagtttgccttgcacacggttgacccaggttcgatccccggcacctggtttgatccccggcacccccatatggtcccccaggtaccaccaggactaattcctgagtgcagagccaggagtaacccctgagcgtgacccaaaaagaaaaaaaaaaaaagactgtctttgggggactggagccatagtacagcgggtacatagggcacttgccctgcacacagctgacccaggttggatccccagcatcccatatggtcagaaatcaactctgagcacagagctgggagtaactcctgagcacttccagatgtggcccaaaaaacaaaacaaaaaatggagatAATGCCTTTCAAGTGCTCAGCAGTACCAGGACTGACAAGCTTAATGGTGACCCAAGCCAAAAAGGGTCTCCCTGAAGCTGGAGCCCCAAGACCCTCCTTCTCCCCAGGGACCTTGCCCTTATCCCACGAGGGATAAAGTAGCTCCTGTTTCCCTGTGGCCATACAGTGCCCCACCCCTTCTCAGCAAGTCTCCAGGGACCTCGCTCCTTCCCCAGCAGGGCCCTCCTCTAATCAGCTCTGGAGTGACCCTGGtatcagagaggaaagagaaatcgGGGCTCCACCatcctcctgccccctgcagtCACAGCTCAAGCGTCCGTCAggatgaggggtgggatgggtggaAGCAGCTAGAGCAAAGATAACATCTCCTGAGAGATCAGCCAGGCCCTTCAGCAGCTCCACATTCTCCATGCACATTGCTGCTTCTGGCATTTGTCAGCCGTCTTCCCTGCTTCTCACTCCCCCCACAACATACAACACACGAAACGGACTCTGGGGCCAGAATGTTACTATCTGTTACTATCACAGAGAGcgttgcacttgccttgcacatggccaacctggggttcaatccccagcacttcatatgattcccccaatcctgctaggagtgatccctgagcacagagcccagagtaagccctgggcaccgccgggtgtggcccaaaaccaaaacaaaacacagagacCTTCATTATCCCTCCAGAGAGAGCCATCAGCCCCCGCCTCTccccaacagacacacacacataccaacacacattcttctctctctctctctctctctctctctctctctctctctcactctctctctgttttggggccacacccggtggtattcagggctgactcctggctctgtgctcagggatcactccaagtggaACTCAGGAGACATCCGGGGTCCTCTGGGTCGACCCGCAGCCAAGTGTCATGCCCACAGCATTAACTATCCAGCCATTTTCACTCCACATACTTTTCTTACGCCTCCATACAAATAGAAAACTCCGCAGCCACATGTGATTTGTGCCCCCTGTCCTGAAAATGAGGACTAATAATGCACTCCAGGACACGGCCCAGCCGCTGTGTGCAGCCTCTCACCAGCAGTTCAAAGCACGCTGCTGAGAGGGAAGAGAACAGAAGAAAAcacccccccctccgccccagaGTTTGTGCGGCTGACTCAGGACTGCCCGTGGAGGAAACCAGCTTTCTAGACCCCCATCCTGAGCCCGTGTCTCTGA
This region includes:
- the SERPINF1 gene encoding pigment epithelium-derived factor → MRALMVLLCTGALLGHGSCQDTAGGPEEGSLAPDSTGVPVEEEDPFYKVPVNKLAAAVSNFGYDLYRVRSSGSPTTNVLLSPLSLATALSALSLGAEQRTESSIHRALYYDLISNPDIHGTYKELLAAVTAPQKNLKSASRIVFERKLRVKSSFVAPLEKAYGTRPRILTGNPRMDLQEMNNWVQAQMKGKVARSTREMPSGISILLVGVAYFKGQWVTKFDPKKTSLADFHLDEGRTIRVPMMSDPKAVIRYGLDSDLNCKIAQLPLSGSMSIIFFLPLRVTQNLTMIEESLTSEFIHDIDRELKTVQAVLTIPKLKLSYEGEVTKGLQEMKLQSLFESPDFSKITGKPVKLTQVEHRAAFEWNEDGAGAAPSPGLQPARLTFPLNYHLNQPFIFVLRDTDTGALLFIGKILDPRGP